In Nitrososphaerales archaeon, a genomic segment contains:
- a CDS encoding 3-isopropylmalate dehydratase small subunit, with protein sequence MRGITHKYEIDNIDTDVIIPGPYLKIMDPDELAKHAMEGLDRDFVKKVKQGDFVVAGENFGCGSSREHAPIALKHAGITAVLALSFARIFYRNSVDGAHLLPIEIDRDAYENISDKDELEIDITKGEVRNITKNKTYRMKPFPELIKKIIDAGGLLNYTP encoded by the coding sequence ATGAGAGGCATAACGCACAAGTATGAAATAGACAATATCGATACCGATGTTATCATTCCGGGGCCGTATCTTAAAATAATGGATCCTGATGAGCTCGCGAAACATGCGATGGAAGGATTGGATAGAGACTTTGTAAAGAAGGTAAAGCAAGGAGATTTTGTTGTTGCGGGTGAAAACTTTGGATGCGGTTCAAGTAGAGAACATGCTCCAATAGCACTAAAACATGCAGGTATAACAGCTGTGCTAGCGCTATCGTTTGCTAGAATATTCTACAGGAATTCGGTGGATGGTGCACATCTATTACCAATAGAGATTGATAGAGATGCATATGAAAACATAAGCGATAAGGATGAGTTGGAGATCGACATAACCAAGGGAGAGGTAAGGAATATTACGAAGAACAAAACATATAGAATGAAGCCTTTTCCTGAACTAATCAAAAAAATAATCGACGCAGGCGGTCTGCTTAACTATACCCCTTAA
- a CDS encoding ABC transporter ATP-binding protein, translating to MFCITVEDLHKRYGNVKAIDGMSFNVNYGEVFGFLGPNGAGKTTAIKIFTTLVPPTSGDVTVLGYDLIKGSIQIKERIGVVQQKPSFESNLSVEGSLDLYGKLWNVGNGERKRRVADLLETFGLAEVRHVKTEELSIGQRRRLQVAREFMHDMDLLFLDEPTVGLDPAVRRTLLNYIKEKVRGGLTIFFTTHIMEEAEYLCDRIAIINRGKIIAMDTPAGLKEKFGGVKTIEVKLAEPLDGIEKMISAFDVSGTIEFPDNSSIKIAAKNAEHILSNVIEALGKRNLQVSSISVNPPTLEEIFLAMVDGSNASGS from the coding sequence ATGTTCTGCATCACGGTTGAGGATCTGCACAAGCGTTACGGCAATGTTAAGGCTATAGACGGAATGTCTTTCAATGTTAATTATGGAGAGGTATTTGGTTTTCTTGGTCCTAACGGTGCAGGCAAGACAACCGCGATCAAAATATTCACTACCCTTGTACCTCCTACCTCTGGAGATGTAACCGTTCTTGGCTATGACCTGATAAAAGGTTCTATCCAGATAAAGGAAAGAATAGGAGTGGTGCAGCAGAAGCCCAGTTTCGAATCAAATCTCAGTGTAGAAGGCTCCTTGGATCTCTATGGCAAACTATGGAACGTTGGCAACGGCGAGAGGAAAAGGCGTGTTGCAGATCTATTGGAGACCTTTGGGCTTGCTGAGGTTAGACATGTTAAGACTGAGGAACTTTCAATAGGGCAGAGGAGGAGGTTGCAGGTGGCAAGAGAGTTCATGCATGACATGGATCTTCTGTTCTTAGACGAGCCAACCGTAGGTTTGGATCCAGCGGTGCGCAGAACATTGCTCAATTACATAAAAGAGAAGGTCAGAGGCGGACTAACAATATTCTTCACCACGCACATAATGGAGGAGGCTGAATACCTTTGCGATCGTATTGCAATAATCAACAGGGGTAAGATAATTGCGATGGATACCCCTGCTGGATTGAAGGAAAAGTTTGGAGGGGTTAAGACAATTGAAGTAAAACTTGCCGAGCCGCTTGACGGCATAGAGAAAATGATTAGTGCATTTGACGTTTCTGGTACCATAGAATTTCCTGACAATAGCAGCATAAAGATCGCTGCTAAAAACGCGGAACATATCCTTAGCAATGTAATCGAAGCATTGGGCAAGCGAAACTTGCAGGTATCCAGCATTTCCGTCAACCCTCCAACCTTGGAAGAGATATTTCTGGCAATGGTGGATGGTTCAAATGCATCAGGTTCTTAG
- a CDS encoding ferritin-like domain-containing protein, producing MGNKGKEIVGAAREEIISMLKKAYADEMVAFHFYWYTAIYMEGLGFATLTQLFKNNAMGELKHAEMLADRLNQLGAHAFSNPAEWLKNSNVGDVEPQQYLTFKKSVQKAMEIAGVVTEHYNKIMHKVKDVDFVTYEIVSDILAEEVKEEQDLEDILSQLEI from the coding sequence ATGGGAAATAAAGGCAAGGAAATAGTTGGAGCTGCACGTGAAGAAATTATCAGTATGCTGAAAAAAGCCTATGCTGATGAAATGGTTGCTTTCCACTTTTACTGGTACACAGCGATATACATGGAAGGGCTCGGGTTTGCAACACTTACCCAGCTATTCAAGAATAATGCAATGGGTGAACTGAAACATGCGGAAATGCTTGCAGATAGACTTAATCAGCTGGGTGCACATGCTTTCAGCAATCCTGCCGAATGGCTAAAGAACAGTAATGTTGGAGACGTCGAACCACAGCAGTACCTCACATTCAAGAAATCTGTTCAGAAAGCGATGGAGATAGCAGGAGTAGTTACGGAGCACTACAACAAGATAATGCATAAGGTCAAAGATGTGGACTTTGTAACATATGAAATAGTGAGTGATATATTAGCAGAAGAAGTGAAGGAGGAACAGGATCTGGAAGATATACTATCCCAGCTAGAAATTTAA
- a CDS encoding oligosaccharide flippase family protein yields the protein MGWLNAKLKLSRLDNGFAYVTLGNLCSGVLGAIFWLILASMLIAEGYGQLNYLLSLTFIFGTVALLGLNPTVTTFMAKGNRRIRYQANTLALVSSMAFIAPLILLTGYVFLSVLLIGVAFFHMSMAEILGRKQYKEYMLILAGQRAVQIAFGISVYFLLGIDGIILGYTISFLAFSYRYFLTVKYLRPSIQEIRSNFKFTMHSYAMELARTVSMFSDKLLIAPLFGFTMLGIYQLGAQFLIFLGMIPTILYHYLLPQEASGIHSRKISLGAFAISSILAIGFIAAVPWIITNFFPNFADSILPAQIMSMGIVPLTITSILGSRFLGMEQSRPVFIGAIVYVATQYVTIMILGNMLGIVGLALSLIIALTAQAACLLVANRMWKPTIAK from the coding sequence ATGGGTTGGTTGAACGCCAAGCTGAAGTTATCCCGTTTAGATAACGGCTTTGCCTATGTTACACTAGGAAATTTATGTTCCGGCGTTCTAGGGGCCATCTTCTGGCTCATACTCGCATCTATGCTTATTGCAGAAGGTTATGGGCAGTTGAACTATCTTCTTTCCTTAACTTTCATTTTTGGCACCGTAGCATTGCTCGGCTTGAATCCAACAGTTACTACTTTCATGGCAAAAGGGAATCGGAGGATCAGATATCAGGCAAACACGTTAGCACTTGTTTCAAGCATGGCTTTCATTGCACCGTTAATTCTTTTAACAGGGTATGTGTTTCTGAGCGTTCTGTTGATCGGTGTTGCCTTCTTTCATATGTCGATGGCAGAAATCTTGGGCAGAAAGCAATACAAAGAATATATGCTGATACTTGCTGGTCAGAGAGCTGTACAGATTGCGTTTGGGATATCAGTGTACTTTCTGCTTGGAATTGATGGTATAATACTGGGTTACACGATCTCCTTCCTTGCATTTAGTTACAGATACTTTCTTACTGTGAAATACCTCAGACCAAGCATACAGGAAATACGTAGCAATTTCAAATTTACAATGCATAGCTATGCGATGGAACTTGCCAGAACTGTAAGTATGTTCTCCGACAAGTTGTTGATAGCACCTTTATTCGGCTTTACCATGCTGGGTATTTATCAGCTTGGAGCACAGTTCTTGATCTTCTTGGGCATGATACCAACTATACTGTACCATTATTTGCTGCCTCAGGAGGCAAGCGGCATTCATTCAAGAAAAATCAGCCTTGGCGCCTTTGCGATTTCATCTATTCTTGCTATAGGCTTTATAGCTGCTGTACCGTGGATAATAACAAACTTCTTTCCCAACTTCGCTGACTCTATCTTACCTGCGCAGATCATGAGCATGGGTATAGTACCTTTGACCATTACATCTATCCTTGGTTCTAGATTTCTTGGAATGGAACAGAGCAGACCAGTGTTCATAGGTGCCATTGTTTACGTTGCTACTCAGTATGTAACAATAATGATCCTTGGTAATATGCTTGGTATAGTAGGTTTGGCATTATCATTGATAATTGCCCTTACTGCACAGGCAGCCTGCTTGCTTGTTGCAAATAGGATGTGGAAACCTACAATAGCCAAATAG
- a CDS encoding ABC transporter permease, which yields MHQVLRLVHRNLTATIDKPFLIWQILFPLIYIFIAGYAYTSIIEYVNVGDVMIDYPAFLASGMIGFNVMNSSLIAGTIIWSDRRNGMFEQILVGPFTRAHYIASNILTITMLGLASAGIIVLASTFTVFSDAPIFLPTVPYVVLAMILGSILFGSIAIIVSIKMRSTESFQITINTTFLFFAFVSTTFYPMQGAPEALGTAFLVNPLTYVVDIIRFGLFASGSPLLIYEGITLALASTVMFFVATFMLAKLNI from the coding sequence ATGCATCAGGTTCTTAGGCTAGTGCACAGAAACTTAACAGCAACGATTGACAAACCCTTTCTGATCTGGCAGATTTTATTTCCATTGATTTACATCTTCATTGCAGGTTACGCTTACACATCGATAATAGAATATGTCAATGTAGGTGACGTCATGATTGACTACCCTGCGTTCCTTGCATCCGGTATGATTGGGTTTAACGTTATGAACAGCAGTCTTATAGCTGGGACTATAATATGGAGTGATAGGAGGAACGGTATGTTTGAACAGATTTTGGTAGGACCTTTTACGAGAGCGCATTACATAGCAAGCAACATACTTACCATAACCATGCTGGGACTGGCAAGCGCGGGCATTATTGTATTGGCAAGCACATTTACAGTTTTCAGCGATGCACCGATATTCTTGCCCACAGTTCCATACGTGGTACTGGCAATGATCTTGGGTTCTATATTATTTGGTTCAATTGCGATAATAGTATCGATCAAGATGCGTTCAACGGAGAGCTTTCAGATAACGATAAACACGACATTCCTTTTCTTTGCGTTCGTAAGCACTACATTCTATCCCATGCAGGGAGCACCAGAAGCCTTGGGAACCGCATTCTTGGTTAACCCGTTAACCTATGTTGTTGATATAATACGCTTTGGATTGTTTGCCAGTGGCAGTCCACTGTTGATCTACGAGGGCATTACATTAGCTCTGGCAAGTACCGTCATGTTCTTCGTTGCTACCTTCATGCTTGCCAAGCTGAACATTTAA
- a CDS encoding 3-isopropylmalate dehydratase large subunit, translating into MTITEKILARASGRERVSAGDVVFAKVDKVMLHDVSGPGVMTVFNELEKKGRKIEKIWDPSRVWVAEDHFVPAVDKLAAQNIVLVQNFVKKFGIQKHFRYGLGQYGICHTLSHEEALVLPGEVYIGGDSHTNTTGAVGAFATGMGHTDVAYVLLHGKIWFKVPETILFKIEGKTPDYLMAKDIILNIIADHGTDVGNYKAIQFAGSAITNMSMDERFTLTNMTTEAGAKNGIIEPDQTTINYVKERTSESFVPVVGDTDAEFVDVHTYNVEKMEPVVAKPFSPANRTVVRELGNVPIDKAYIGSCTGAKYTDLLEAAKIIKGRKVKVRTEVLPAAQSIYMRALKDGLINIFLEAGIVVGPPTCGACCGAHMGVLAKDEVCISTTNRNFPGRMGHVESKTYLASPKVVAASAITGVITDPRDVR; encoded by the coding sequence ATGACCATAACAGAAAAGATCCTTGCCAGAGCATCTGGAAGAGAAAGGGTATCAGCTGGAGACGTTGTGTTTGCAAAGGTAGACAAGGTAATGCTGCACGATGTTTCAGGTCCGGGCGTTATGACGGTATTCAATGAGCTGGAGAAGAAGGGAAGGAAGATTGAAAAGATATGGGATCCAAGCAGGGTATGGGTAGCCGAAGATCACTTCGTTCCAGCAGTGGACAAGCTTGCGGCCCAGAATATTGTCTTGGTACAGAATTTTGTAAAGAAATTTGGAATACAGAAGCATTTTAGGTATGGCTTGGGGCAGTACGGAATTTGCCACACACTGTCGCACGAGGAAGCGCTTGTGCTTCCCGGAGAGGTGTACATTGGGGGGGATTCACATACAAATACAACTGGTGCTGTAGGTGCTTTTGCAACAGGGATGGGTCATACAGATGTTGCATATGTTTTGTTGCATGGTAAGATATGGTTCAAGGTTCCGGAGACCATACTGTTCAAGATAGAGGGCAAGACTCCTGACTATCTTATGGCAAAGGATATCATACTTAACATAATTGCAGACCATGGAACAGATGTTGGTAATTACAAGGCAATCCAGTTTGCTGGTTCTGCAATAACTAATATGTCTATGGACGAACGTTTCACCCTTACAAATATGACTACTGAAGCCGGGGCGAAAAATGGTATAATAGAACCCGATCAGACGACAATAAATTATGTAAAGGAACGTACCAGTGAATCGTTTGTACCGGTAGTTGGAGACACTGATGCGGAATTTGTAGATGTTCACACTTACAATGTGGAGAAGATGGAGCCCGTAGTTGCCAAGCCGTTCTCTCCTGCTAATAGAACAGTTGTAAGAGAACTTGGCAATGTACCAATAGATAAGGCATACATAGGCTCATGTACTGGTGCAAAGTACACGGATTTGTTAGAGGCTGCCAAGATTATCAAAGGAAGGAAGGTGAAGGTAAGAACGGAGGTATTGCCAGCAGCACAGAGCATTTACATGCGAGCCTTGAAGGATGGTTTGATCAACATCTTCTTAGAAGCTGGTATAGTAGTGGGCCCTCCTACCTGTGGTGCATGTTGCGGTGCGCATATGGGAGTGCTGGCAAAGGACGAGGTATGTATAAGCACAACTAACAGGAACTTCCCAGGAAGAATGGGACATGTCGAGTCGAAAACATACCTAGCTTCACCAAAAGTTGTGGCAGCATCTGCGATAACAGGTGTGATAACGGATCCAAGGGATGTAAGGTGA
- a CDS encoding DUF504 domain-containing protein yields MARKGKLEEIFSRAMHADDPALYTVGYRDYDEIKELSLLDFLDVSENFQIIPANRIKYVKRAGEIIYSRSK; encoded by the coding sequence GTGGCTAGGAAGGGCAAGTTGGAAGAGATATTTAGCAGAGCCATGCACGCCGATGATCCTGCCTTGTATACTGTAGGTTATAGGGATTATGATGAAATTAAAGAGTTGTCATTACTGGATTTTTTAGATGTATCAGAAAATTTTCAAATTATACCTGCTAACCGCATCAAGTATGTGAAGAGGGCTGGTGAAATAATATACAGTAGATCTAAATGA